In Ostrinia nubilalis chromosome 6, ilOstNubi1.1, whole genome shotgun sequence, the genomic window TCGCTGCTGAAGCTGGTGTCGTTTCTGAACTGGGGTGCTCTGTATCTGTGGTGCTGTGCTAAATGGCCCAAGCAGAGCCCCGAATGGTGTTCCCGATTGGTGACGGTACTGCACGGCAGCGTCGCAACTGCCGTGGGCATTTATCAGTGTGGAGTGCGCTCAATCACGCCATGGCGTCTAACCAGTGAGTATGTTCTACTTTTTGTAGCATTAAGTACGATACTTGGTAGCACAGGTTCCGTGCTTAATACAACAGGGCAAAAGCGTCTGTTATAAACTCTACACCTAGCGCGTTATCAGCTACCTGCCTGCCTAATTTGAATAATAGACACAACGAAACTGATAATCACAACACAACCAAAAAAGATGGAATGACTATGACACAATGACATATGGCGGTCTTAACGCTAGGAAGCCATCTCTTCCAGACAGTGTTGGGAGTAGACTTAATCTCAGAGTTATACCAGTTTAGGCTCTGGCGAAATACCTAGGAGAGCCATCAAGCTAAGGATCAAACGGCTTTAATAGGATACGCCcaaagaaattacgtttctaaATAATAGATGATAGAGAAGACAACAGAAATCATACGCAGTTCAATACTCTATACCAACAAATTAAAAGCTTGAACTCCATGAACTTACGAATCACTTAAAAATTCTCTGTCGGACTCGGAAAACGGTTGAGAAACAGTTCAATAACATGACTAACGAAATTGCTATACTCGtggctcaatgtcgttaacatGACACGTGTTCCAGTGAAAATAACAAGCTGGCACTACGCACTGATGGTTTGGTCGTGGGGCTACTTCGCGTTCGACCTGATCTGGTGCCTGGTGTACTGGACGGAGAACACGCTGATGCTTTGCCACCACACCAGCGCCCTCTACGCCATCACCATCTACATGCAGAAGCAGTACACTGGCTGCACCTTCGCCTGCACCCTGGCTATGATGGAAGTCACGAACCCTTTCCTACAAGCACGATGGTTAGTTAGAATCCGATTACGAAACTACGCTGAAAACTCGATTCAAATTGAACCATAAGTTATGCTGGTCAAATATATCAATGTTAATAAGTTACTTAGGATTTATCCTAGAGCTAGACtacttagcttttgcccacgacttcgcccTTGTGAGTTTCAGTCTATCACAGAAAGATTAAGTATCGCGCTAATGTCTCACTCTCAAAAATCCTGACAAAAACTATACTACCACAGTAATTATACCCTGggtctaaaaaaatatattttgcgaATCCGCCCCTTTTCAGGTTTCTCAGATACGAAGGATATGACACAACCATGCTATATTTCCTAGTGGAGGTGACGTATCTACTAAGTTTCCTCGCGGTGCGAGGAGTTCTCGGCACCTGGGTCATATACAGGATCGTGGAATCGGATATATTCGACATGGACGAAAAAATCATATCCGTTATCTTCTATTTCGTCTCACTGGCGTTCATCAGGGACATTGTGGGCTACATCGTCTATAGATACAGAAGTAGAatcgtaagtaggtatttttaaatttttaagacGTTTTCAAGTTTCTTCGCTTTAGAATATCTTTGAGGCTACTTTCGGCTTATAGCAGGTCGAAACTTCACGCAGCGTAGCTGACCGTCATACAATTTAATAAATGTATGCAAATGTTAGGCATAAAACAGACCTAGCGCACGTTCAACTCATATCACCGAATCCATCTAATATTTAAAGCGATATAGAGGCCACCCAGGGCCACCCTGCCTGTTTTATGATGTAtcgatgttttttattttgcctGAAAAAATAGTAATACAGGCAATTTTCTTCGTAAACACACGACATAAAGTGTTTAGgcacgataaataaataaaattgacatgAGGAAAAtcttaaatgtgattaatatgtaTAGTGTATAGGAGTATGTATGATAAGCTCTACAAGTTTGAGACTTGGTGTGATAGTTGAAATTATGTTAATAACTACATAGATTTTTTAGCTATTGGGTAGGGTGGTCGGTATTCATGTCAGGCTGGAATGGTCTTTACTTTTACGTGCTTTTACTATAGCATTTTTTTCTCTAATTTCAGGAAGCATTCAGAAATTATTTGGACGAAGTGGGCATTTTGTTAAATGAAGGACACTAACTAAAATTAAAAGGAGCTTTAATATTGTACTATTTACAATAATGTgaaaattttgtaacattgcacaagtttttgataaagttttgttttctttctaacacacagttttattttatcaaaaatacaatttaaaaattgaatttaaaacttataaccGAATTAAAAATTCTGACATAGTCAAGGGTTTAACAAATGGAAATTACAATGGATAATTGGATAGGTCACATAGCTGATGGCTgatggggcagtaaggttctggCTGGAGTGGAAACCTTGTACTGGCAAGCGCAGTGTAGCACTCGCACCCAGTAGCTAGACAGACCACCtcattaaggtagcaggaagggcCTGGATGCTGGTCACTACcaacattaatatttatattaaaatttcatatccactaactttatttaactacaatcaCATTTGCTATTACCCTGCTTTAGCAAGTcaaaaaatattaagttttcgatttttaaatagataaaaaagtaaaagactTGGTGCTCTCATTTTATAGATAATTAAATACCTAtacatacctatttaaatttcataattatGGGATTTTGGATATTGGGAtgagaataaattaatttaaatcttAATAGAACCAGCAACATCCAAGTGTCTAGCAGACAGTTCTAGTTTTTATCTACTAAAAaactttaacttaaataaaactcATATCAGTTTTTCAGAATGAAGTTAGGTTAATTGCCTTTCAGGGTGATATGTTAGTGGATATtggaaaagaaaaacaaaagtataTAAAAAGTTTGCTGAATATTATAGTAGTCAGTCTCTCCTTTGGTTATAGTTCTTTTTGTGGTTTTTTCTATCTCTCCAACTATTAGAATGTCTATTACGGCTGTTTCCTTTATAACTATTGTCAGAGTGCAATTCTCTAGACCTGAAATCATCCCGTCCATGTGGTTTGTCCGATCTGTATGGATGGTGTCTATGTGACCAGTTGCCTTGTAAACTAGCTAAAACTAGTTTATCAGTTGTGTCATGGCGAGGAGACTGTGATAgtttgaattcttcttcttttaatcTGTCAGTCATCTCCGCAAACTGTTGGACGACGTTAGCCTGTGCAGCTGAAAAATCTATATTTGGATCTGGTCCCTGACATCTTATCGGCGGAGGCAGTAAGGAGGGACGCCCTCTGCCCTGCAATGTCAGCGTCTTGTGATACAACGCTGTCCCTCGGAATAACGCTATGGCGTAAGGCACAGAGACTTCGTGACAAAATGTTATAAACGCGAAGCTTTTTTGGCGACCGTCTTTATCTCTGGCTATCCTCACTTTCTCCAAGGGGCCTGCCTAAAATGTGTTAAATATTGACAGTAAAAGGTAGAAAAGTTgaaaaatagattaaaataatTCCCACGCAAGACATACCTGAAGGAATAACTCGTAAAGCAATTCTTCTGTAACTTGTTCGGGCAAATTGCCACACCATAGTGTTCTATTGTCATCTTCAACCATCGCTGTTAGTTATATTTGTTTATCCTCTAGATATTATGAGGAATAATCGTAGCAAAAGCAaaacaaccaaaaaaacacCACAATCCAACACCAAGTCCAAAAAAACGTCAATCagcgaatgaatgaatgaatgatcaATGAAGCTTTGTTTGGCACAGATTAGAAATATTGGACATTACGAGGCGCGATTCCGAATCAAAGCTGTATGGAATAAACTCAAGAGTTTACCAAGGTAAGCGTCCCTGGCCCCTGCAGATTACAGAGTTTTTGTTAGCCTCGGCTGATACCGATAGTCGGGCGGTTACTCAGTATGGTCACGTCATGTATGCATGAAACAGATAATTTTAGATTTGCGTACCCCAGAATCGGTCCCTTAGCAATTGTCATTCGTTCATTCAAAGAGAAAACaaattgtcaatgtcactttgtgtgttttttttttttttttttttttaaatccttcCTGGCCTGGAATTTGTACCATTGGCCGAATACTTGTAAGTTGTCAATATATTCTTTCATgtcgttaaaataaaatgtttgcttcCAGTTTGCTTCTTCTTTACACAGTTTTGAACTTTAAACTTGTCCTTTTTATAAATGTCCAACTGTAGTGATtacatatttatataaatattcaTAAGTAATAGGTTTTGATAATATTTCCTGGATGTGGCGGGGTATTACATTAACATCTGTATCTGCTTCTGATAAGTGGTTCAAATCGGCTACTAGTGTAAGTCTTTCAAGGCCAAATCTTGGGCATTTCATAATCAGATGTTCCAGGTCAGCATCAGCCTCATCACAAAAATTGCATGAACTGCTATTCACTATTTTCATTCGCTGTAGATGGGAGGGAGATCTGAGGTGTCCAAATCGCAGACGATTAATTGTTGTTACAAATCTACGGCTTATATACTCTTTGTAATAATACCAGGGTTTCGTTGGTATTTCTTTTTGTATCCCAGCATACCATCTGCCTTTGGTTTCTGAGCATATTTTCCAATAATTTTTCCATATCTCTTTACAGTTTTCTTTCATAATGGTGTGAAAGTCCGTGAAGGGGACCTTAAAATGCTCCGAGTGGTCTTCATGAGGTTCAGAGTTGGCAACTTGATCCACAATTTCGTTCCCTGGTATGCCTCGATGAGACGGAATCCACTTGAGTGAAATtggttttttaatttcattaataatgtttcttatattataaattaaataatttgttttaaagtgcatattattattgtctaaGCTCATCAAAACACTTTTCGAATCAGATAATATCATAAACTCATTATAACTACAATAGCTTAAAGACTTAATGTAAATTAATGCTTGTAATATAGCATATGCCTCAGCAGTAAATATGCTACACtctgaattaattttaaaacatttactaTATTTACATTGTGGATCATAAAGGGCAGATTTGACTGCatttaaactttttgatccATCCGAATATATTTTATACACCATAGTTTTGTGACTCATAAACTGAAAAAAGTCTTCTTTGGAATCTACACTACTTATatcaacttttattttattcaagagCGAATCATATTTACATGTGTAGATAGGCCACAAATTACATCTGTACATATTCTTAGTCATATCATTAATatgagttattatttttaacataacaGGTATGTTACCATTTATAACATCATTTGCTGTAACGTAAGCAGAATTTAGCAAGGTATTATACAGAGGTGTTGGTAAGTGAAATTTTTCTAAAACTATAGGGTCATTcctagctaaaatttttgagCAAAACTTTTCTGATAAATAAAGTCTACGCAGAAACAATGGTTCTATACATGTTTCTACTTCCAAAGAGTTGATGGGTGTAGTGCGCATTGCACCACTAATTATTCGCAAAGCCATATTTTGAATTACATCCAATCTTCTTAATACTACACTATTTGCATGAAAATAGGCAAGACAACTGTAGTCAAAATGACTTCGAACTAAACTTTTATAcaacatatttaaaattttagggTCTGAACCCCAAGATATACCAGCAAGAGATCTCATTATATTAATACCCTTCATAGCGTTGCGGCAGATATAATCTATATGACTTCTAAATTGAAGTTTCACATCAACGATAACACCGAGAAACTTTTTCTCCTTTTCTTGTGgaattttcatacaattatATACAATATTTACCGGAGAGCTATCTCCAAATACTAACACTGAACTTTTGTTAGGATTAAtatctaattttaatttatttttgtaataatcatttaatttatacaaagCACTATTTACATTACTAGATgctatatttacatttctattAACACTGTACACTAGAATATCATCCGcaaattgtaataaatttacatctcctgttacatatttgtttatttgagaAGTATATAAGTTGTAAAGTAAAGGGGACAATGAAGAACCTTGCATCAAGCCCTTGCTAGTTGTTTTAGGACCATGTAAAATGTTTCGTTTAACGTATAGAGTCCTATCATAGCAGAAATTAAATATCCATTTTACTAATTTACCTGGCAGACCTATTTCCTTTAGAACTTGTACTAGCTGTTGAAGATTTACATTATCATACGCACCCTGAACATCGAGAAATGCACATACTGCAGTAGACTTAGCTAATACGCATTTTTTCATATCTTCAACAAAGGACACAAAACTTTCTGTACAACCTTTTCCTTTACGAAAACCAAATTGATAATCCGGTAACAGATGCTGGTTCTCAACATAATAATCTAATCGTAACTTTATAATTTGTTCAAATAATTTTCCTAAACAGGATGATAAGGAAATAGGTCTGTATGAATTAAAATCATTTACAGGTTTGTCTGGTTTCAGTATCGGTATAACGCATTGCGTTTTCCATGTTTCTGGAATAACTTGATTTACCCAGAGAGTAttgaaaacttttaataaaacatcttTTGCAGTCTGATCTAAATGTTGTAGCATTAAATAAGGATAATTATCTAAACCAGGAGTTGTGTGTTTTCTAGTTTTCAAGACCATATCAAGCTCTTTGATACTAAATTCATTCAGTAGAaattcattattatcatcaacattatcattatcacaaatatcattaatattaaaatcaattaagttcACGTTATTAGAAAGCTTATTTATAAAGTCATTAACCCACTCATCATTTCTATAAACATTTTTACAGGAATTGATTCTCTTAAACCTACGCATATAATTCCACACTACAGCTATTGGAGTTGTTCTATTAAACGAAGCACACAGATTTTGCCACCCATTTCTTTTAGCATCACTCAATACACGCTTTTTAAGAGCATCAATTCTTTTATATTCTATGTATGACTCCATAGTAAGGCAATTTCTATAATTACATAGAGCTAACTTAGAGTCCTTAACTGCTTTATCACAGTCCTCGTTCCACCATGGAGCTGGACtcttagtattattattatttaattgtttgccCTTAAAAACTGGCACACATTCCTGCCTTAATTGagttaaaatatcacaaaaagaGTTGTAATAATCTAGTGGGTCATTCttgaaaatacaattttttattaataatttagaaAGAGCTTGATACTTACTCCAGTctgttttatgaaataaatatttcttttccgTACTTTCATACTTATAATTTATTGAGGATGTTATTATATCAATAAATGTCGGATAATGGTAGCTACCCAATGGATCATCACCAACTTTCCACTCGCATAATGGAGCGAGGACCGGACTCACACAAGAAATATCAATTGCCGACTGATTTACGTTTGGCCTGCCGACAGTCGTCACTTGACCAGTATTTAGAATACATAGGTTTGTATCATCAATTATTTCTAGTAATTCCCTACCTCGAGATTGAGTGCTATTACATCCAAAAACTACATGGTGTGCATTAAAATCACCAGAAATTAAACAAGGTTTAGGTAAGTTATTGATTATAGTCTTAAGTTTCTGTAATCTAATATTTCTTCTATTATCAGTTCTAGGAGGACAGTAAACACATAAAATAGAAATAGGACCCATTTCAGTTAAAACAGAAATTGCAACATTTTGAACATCTTGATAGAAATTTGTATCAATAATTGAAtacttaattttgttgtttattaaaatGCCTACACCACCATGTTCATTATctgcatttttaaaaataaaattataaccaGGCAAagcaaaatgtttattatttttaagccaTGTTTCATTAAGTAGGCACACATCTATATTGTGATTCATtaatgtactttttaaaagagactttttattacataaactctGAATGTTATGCTGCATTATTCTCAAGAAGAGgaaagatttttaattaattcctcttttatgtGCGCCGATGTTTTTATTTGGCTTGAATTGCCCAAAGTAATTAAAGTTTTAACTATGGCATCTAATAATTTTGAGTTATTTACAATATTCTGTACATCACCAATTGCTGATGTTGGTTTGctctttgttttgttattttgagATATTTCATTTTGTGTTGCCTGGGACCGTTGTTGTGGTAATGATGGGAAATCATTTTTGCTCAATAAAGAGGCATAAGttctatttgaatttttatttttatgcaattccTGTTTTTGGGTTTTGAAAGGGCACAGTTTTGAAATGGCCAAGTGCGAACCTTGGCAGTTGCTACACTTAATGACTTCAGAAGTACATTCCTTATGACTGTGATTACCAGAGCACTTAGAGCAGACCTGTTCATTACGACAAATTTTTGCTGAATGATTAAATTTGAGGCATTTAAAACATTGCATTAGAGGAGGCACGTATTTGAAAACTTTATAACGCCAATtgtctaaataaatatattgagGAAGTATGGTTCCTACAAACGTGACCGTGATCGTTGTTAGTGGAACAAGTTCATCTTGTTCCTTCTTCATGAACCGTCGAACAGAAATGATTTCCGAGTCTGATGTTAACTTTAGAAATAAGTCTTTGTTTGATTGATCCTTCGGAATGTATCGGACCACACCAATTGTCTCTACCGATGAGGCAGGAATGTATGCTTTCATTGAGTTTTCCGTTAAGCAGCTGTGATTCAGAAAGTCGTTCGCTGCGGAAGCCTGTTTAAACactaacattattttgttaGCTCTCAATCGTCTGCTTTCATGAATACCTTTCACTTGTTTAAATATCTTTGAGAGAAGTAAAGGATTTTTATTACCGATTTTATCCTCAGTGCGCAGTCCCTCGACGTAGACTGGGAACTCGCCATTAGTAATAGTGTCGGGGTACGTACGCTTGTACCCTGGCTTGGTGTACATTTGGTATTTCATCCTCGAAGATTCGTCCGAGCTTTCCTCTCTTGCATCCTCCCTCCCTGGCGGAACTATCCTGCGTTTTTTGTTCGCCACCATTTCGGCTGAAAAACCTCTGAAACTTTCTCCGTCGTCATCTGACGACATCCCGGTGGAATAATCGCCAGTTTTTGCGATATTTACAACtttttacacaattatttattaaaataaaatacgagaAAATTTAACTACGCCCAACTCTCAAAAAGCCCGCCACGGCCCTCACTTTGTGTGTCActtgcagtgttgccagaaggttacttttgtaaccttttaggttacttttgaactgcactggttacttttaggtgatttttcagaaattgtagaattaacttttacaggttattcagtaaaaaatattaatagtgacaatttaaaaattatgtcataaactgcatttaaacatgaatttgatttattatttgttaaagaaaatgagttttagcgaatgtttttcgataataaaacgcaaatccatgaaacggttttatacgaccggtcaccgaaacttcatggaatggtca contains:
- the LOC135072889 gene encoding TLC domain-containing protein 5-like isoform X2, whose product is MAWRPELSPASLLKLVSFLNWGALYLWCCAKWPKQSPEWCSRLVTVLHGSVATAVGIYQCGVRSITPWRLTMKITSWHYALMVWSWGYFAFDLIWCLVYWTENTLMLCHHTSALYAITIYMQKQYTGCTFACTLAMMEVTNPFLQARWFLRYEGYDTTMLYFLVEVTYLLSFLAVRGVLGTWVIYRIVESDIFDMDEKIISVIFYFVSLAFIRDIVGYIVYRYRSRIVRSIQKLFGRSGHFVK
- the LOC135072889 gene encoding TLC domain-containing protein 5-like isoform X1, with the translated sequence MAWRPELSPASLLKLVSFLNWGALYLWCCAKWPKQSPEWCSRLVTVLHGSVATAVGIYQCGVRSITPWRLTMKITSWHYALMVWSWGYFAFDLIWCLVYWTENTLMLCHHTSALYAITIYMQKQYTGCTFACTLAMMEVTNPFLQARWFLRYEGYDTTMLYFLVEVTYLLSFLAVRGVLGTWVIYRIVESDIFDMDEKIISVIFYFVSLAFIRDIVGYIVYRYRSRIEAFRNYLDEVGILLNEGH